From the genome of Populus alba chromosome 10, ASM523922v2, whole genome shotgun sequence, one region includes:
- the LOC118057901 gene encoding uncharacterized protein translates to MDPPPLSAAAATLPGPNSCPDSIDSSPRSRNTDSNYFDDPLPPLSSKLRLMCSYGGHIVPRPHDKSLCYVGGDTRIVVVDRHSTLSSLSSRLSNTLLNGEPFIFKYQLPSEDLDSLISVTTDEDLENMIDEYDRTNSNNGPKPSRLRLFLFPLKSELSQSIGPILENSAKSEDWFLNALNGAAAAGLLNRGFSDSASVNCLLGLDYNDSSDGLNNGNNSNNNSNVDLVAAGGGSRDGEGSNKGVAKQDVHSVPDSPMLETTSSFGSTSSSPSLANLPPIRVHVEDGGGVRDQKVAVGIEDQFAQMTVGGGGGVGVGVGQRQDDGFVVLSSPPMPVAIASPGVPVGGQVVVGEYQNRVFSDDERSDHGVPAGYRKPPQPQTQVQTLIPQNQLRSGSAGGAIDLPSPDSVSSDSSLSNAINRQKPMIYQEQIVQIPSGANRVAAHPVDSKINTISDPNTRVQIQQQVQDSGYVLQHQFDQQQQQQQQQQQQQFMHAGAHYIQYHPTGAVPMPAYYPVYPPQQQHHHHPQIDQQYPVYYVQARQPQAYNLPVQQPGINEPTTTIPSSRPQTPPNPNMLPTPTTFNPMRNAHIAKAELAAYRTATPGTPQLVQVPSNQHQQQYVGYSQVHHPSQSVAPTSAGTANYGYEFGDPAHGQIYYAQPMAPSMPQYQTMTAATAVALPESSAQFASDNIKQQIRSSQAM, encoded by the exons ATGGACCCACCACCTCTCTCCGCTGCCGCCGCCACCCTCCCCGGCCCCAATTCATGTCCAGACTCCATTGACTCCTCCCCTCGCTCCCGCAACACCGATTCCAACTACTTCGACGACCCACTgccccctctctcttcaaaactCCGCCTTATGTGCTCTTATGGCGGCCATATAGTCCCTCGCCCACACGACAAGTCGTTGTGTTACGTAGGAGGCGACACCCGCATCGTCGTCGTCGACCGTCACTCAACTCTTTCCTCGCTCTCCTCTCGCCTCTCCAACACTCTCCTTAACGGCGAACCCTTCATTTTCAAGTACCAACTCCCAAGCGAAGACTTGGATTCTCTGATTTCCGTCACTACAGATGAAGATTTAGAAAACATGATCGATGAGTATGACCGGACGAATAGCAACAACGGTCCAAAACCGTCGCGTTTGCGCCTCTTTCTGTTCCCTTTGAAGTCGGAGTTGTCGCAGTCTATTGGGCCAATTCTTGAAAACAGTGCGAAATCGGAAGATTGGTTCTTGAATGCTTTGAACGGAGCTGCTGCCGCGGGCTTGTTGAACCGAGGTTTTTCAGATTCTGCTTCGGTTAATTGTTTGTTGGGTCTTGATTATAATGATAGCAGTGATGGTTTAAATAATGGAAACAACAGTAATAACAACAGTAATGTTGATTTAGTTGCTGCTGGTGGTGGTAGTAGAGATGGGGAGGGGTCGAACAAGGGCGTTGCAAAGCAAGATGTTCATTCAGTTCCTGATTCTCCTATGCTGGAAACTACGTCGTCTTTTGGGTCTACTTCGTCTTCGCCTTCGCTTGCGAATTTGCCTCCGATAAGGGTTCATGTGGAGGATGGTGGTGGGGTTAGAGATCAGAAAGTGGCGGTGGGAATTGAGGATCAATTTGCTCAAATGACTGTcggtggtggaggtggtgttGGTGTGGGTGTTGGGCAGAGGCAGGATGATGGGTTTGTGGTTCTGTCATCGCCGCCGATGCCTGTTGCGATTGCGTCGCCGGGTGTACCTGTTGGGGGTCAAGTGGTTGTTGGTGAGTATCAGAATCGGGTTTTCTCTGATGATGAGAGATCCGATCATGGGGTTCCTGCTGGTTATAGAAAGCCACCACAACCTCAGACTCAGGTGCAGACTTTGATTCCTCAGAACCAACTGAGGTCTGGCAGTGCTGGTGGTGCTATTGATTTGCCTTCCCCAGATTCAGTTTCAAG TGATAGCAGTCTAAGCAATGCTATAAATCGACAAAAGCCCATGATTTATCAGGAGCAAATTGTGCAAATCCCATCTGGAGCCAACAGGGTTGCTGCTCATCCTGTTGATTCGAAGATCAATACTATCTCTGATCCGAACACTCGAGTTCAGATCCAACAACAGGTTCAGGATTCTGGGTATGTATTGCAGCACCAATTCgatcaacagcaacagcaacagcagcagcagcagcagcagcaatttATGCATGCTGGTGCTCATTATATTCAATATCATCCCACAGGGGCAGTGCCAATGCCGGCATATTATCCTGTATACCCTCCCCAGCAGCAACACCACCACCATCCTCAGATTGATCAGCAATACCCTGTGTACTATGTGCAGGCAAGGCAACCCCAAGCTTACAATTTACCTGTCCAACAACCTGGTATCAATGAACCAACAACTACCATCCCTTCTAGCCGCCCTCAAACACCTCCCAATCCAAACATGTTACCCACTCCCACAACTTTCAATCCCATGAGAAATGCTCACATTGCAAAAGCTGAATTGGCTGCTTATAGAACAGCAACTCCAGGCACGCCACAGTTAGTTCAGGTCCCTTCCAACCAGCATCAACAGCAATATGTTGGTTACTCTCAAGTTCATCACCCTTCCCAGTCTGTTGCCCCTACTTCTGCTGGCACTGCTAATTATGGTTATGAGTTTGGTGATCCTGCACATGGTCAGATATACTATGCCCAGCCTATGGCACCCTCAATGCCTCAGTACCAAACTATGACAGCAGCTACTGCTGTAGCATTGCCAGAATCTTCCGCACAGTTTGCCAGTGACAACATCAAGCAGCAGATCAGAAGTTCGCAGGCAATGTAA